One Candidatus Nitronauta litoralis genomic window, GTGTAATACATGAAGTTCTGAATGTTCTTTTCTGGCGAGGGAGAGAGCTAGATCCACTATTTTTCTATTCATCAGGTCTTCTTCCTCATTATTTGAGAAAGGGTTGGTATCTACTGCCGCAAGAATTCTATTAAATTTGATTGATTGATCTGGTTTAATGAGCCATACAGGGCAAATACAGTTTCTGATCAAGTGAATGTCATTACTTCCCAAAATTCCACACATCAGGCCTGCTTCTCCTTCCGCATTTTTGATTACCAGATCAAAATTAAACCTTAAAACCTCACGAATAATTTCAAAATAAGGCTTTCCATTTAATACATCTGAGCTGATCGAGATATTATCCAGGTTAAATGAATTTATTGTATTTTGAATTTCAGTTTTTCGCGATAGGATCGCTTGATCCATTAAGTCCTGTTTTTCCAGGATTAATTTTGTTAATTCAGAAGCAGTGCCAAACTGGATTTCCGGAGCCAGGTTTTCCAAAACATCTATAATTTTAAGATGGGCTTTATTCGCTTTAGCTAGTTCAAACGCCCGGGTCAGAGCTAATTTCGGATTTGAATTTCCATCTAAGACGAGAAGAATATTTTTAAATTGTTTCATTGTTTACACCTCATATAAAATAGTGGAAATGGGCTGCCATAAATATTCAAAAATGGTAAGACAATACTTAGGTATTGATGTTAATCATATTCGTTATATTCCACCCAACTGTAGTATATCGTATAATAAATTTCATTTTTGCACCTGGCTTGCAACCTGCTTCGAGGTGTACTGTGCGTTGTCAGATCAACCTGTACCCGATTTGGATTTAAGTCAAAGACACCAGGGTTTTGTGTTTCCTCTGCAGAACAAAACGTGGTTGATTAGAACCACCTCGAAAATCGACATGGTCCCAGTGGCGACCGCGACCAGGGATTAGATTTTTTGGAAAAAACGTTTTTGACATTATATGGTTGGGGAATATGCGATAGAGCTTTGATGATTATCGTTTTATAGTTTGCTAAGATCGTGTGAAAGTTTAGTTTTTCCGTCATTCTTCAGGAGATGATCCATTCAATGAATAACGAAAACCATGTCCTCGTAGGGATTATTATGGGTTCCAGGTCCGATTGGGAAACCATGCAGCACGCAGCGGACACTTTAAAGCTCCTTGATGTGCCGCATTCAGTGGAGGTTGTCTCGGCACACCGCACGCCTGACAAGCTGTTCCAGTACGCGGAAAATGCTGAGAAGCTAGGAATTGAAGTCATTATCGCCGGAGCTGGTGGCGCTGCCCATTTGCCTGGGATGGCAGCGGCGAAAACCTCTCTACCTGTTCTGGGTGTCCCCGTGAAATCCAAAGCCCTGAATGGTATGGACTCGCTGTTGTCTATCGTTCAAATGCCTAAGGGAATCCCTGTTGGAACGCTGGCAATCGGCAAGGCAGGAGCCGCCAATGCGGCGTTACTGGCAGCGAGTATTCTGGCCAACAAGTACCCGGAGATTAAATCGGCACTAAAGAATTATCGAAAACAACAAACTGATACGGTATTAGAAAACCCTGACCCCGGTGAGAGTGATTAATGAACATCGGTATTCTTGGTGGAGGCCAGCTGGCCCGTATGATGGCCCAGGCCGGTTCCTCCCTCCAACTAGGTTTTATGTTTCTTTCTCCTGATCCTCACGCACCCGCGGCACCTTTTGGCGAACATCTTTGCGCTTCCTATGATGACAAAAGCGCCCAGGAACGCCTGGTTCAATGGGCCGATGTGGTGACTTACGAATTTGAAAATATCCCCCTGCCATTAGTGGAGTCGCTTGAGCAGCGTATACCGCTTCATCCTGCATCCTCTGTGCTGGCAGTTGCCCGGGATCGCTTGTCTGAGAAAAATCTCTTTCGCAGTCTGGGAATTCAAACAGCAAAATTCGCCCCGGTGGATAACCTGGAAATGTTGAGGAGTGCTTTAAAGGACATAGGTTTTCCGGCCATCCTCAAATTTCGTACTCAGGGGTACGATGGTAAAGGCCAGGCCTGGTTGCGTAAAGAAAGCGACAGTTCGGAAGTATGGGGACGGGTTGGAAAAGTCCCATGCATTTTGGAATCCATGGTGCCTTTTTGTCGGGAAATTTCGATCATCGCCGCTCGCAACCAACAAGGTGATATGGTTTTCTATCCAGTGACCGAGAACCATCATCGTGATGGAATCCTGCGTCTATCAATCAGCCGCCCCGACGATTCCATGCAAGCGGAGGCTGAGTCGAAAATCAGAAAAATAATGGAACACCTGAGTTACGTGGGGGTGATGGCGCTGGAACTTTTTCATGTTGAAAATGAACTGTTTGCCAACGAGTTGGCGCCGCGTGTTCATAACAGCGGTCATTGGACTATTGAAGGCGCAGAAACCTCGCAATTCGAAAACCATTTGCGAGCCATTTCCCAACTCCCTTTAGGTAAAACCTCCTCAACGGACACTACGGCAATGGTTAATTTAATTGGTCATTTGCCAGGAGAAGCGCAAATCGGGAATATCCGGGGTGCCACATTGCATTCATATGATAAATCAGAAAGACCCGGTCGTAAGGTGGGGCATGTTACCTTGACCAGTGGTGATTGTTCGGCAGAGGAATTTGATCAACGGCTGGAGGCTTTACTTCAGCTTGCAGGTGAGGCTGAATTGGCCAGTCAGAAAATTTTATAGGTTTGCTTGCCGGCCAAAAAAAATTAAAACACAGCTCTGAATTTTATCTACACCCTAGGAATCAAAATGATCAGGGCGCAGTACGCTTGCATCCAACACAAAGAGGCTGCCAGAGTGACGTTCCAAAAAGGGTTTGATGCCGGATAAGATAGGTTCCACTTTTTCTTCCGGAACAATGGTCAATATCATTTGAAGGCTGCTCGTGTCGTTGAACATCATATGGCCTTCGTGGAAACCACCGTGTCCTTTGCCGGAGATATTGTTGAAAATTGTGTAACCACTGGCTTTAATCTGATCAAGAACGTCTGTCACGAAATGAAGGTGCTCTCCTTCAATAATGATCTTTATTTCTTTCATTGGGTGAAGTGTCAAGCCGTCCATGATTTTTCTATTCTCCTAAACAAGATTATATCGAATGAATGGGTTCCCATATGTTGGGCGATTTAAAGAGGAAAAACTCCATGACTTCTGGATCTAAAGCCACAATATGGAGCCATTGGTTTCTCGTCAATTTTTGCAGGAGATTATGCCGAGAAATAATGGTGGTGATCATTTCACGCGGTGCTTCTATTATAACAAATAACCGCATGGGTTCATGGTAAGGTTTGTCGCCATCAAATACTGTCTGGATAGGGAGTCCGACACAAAGGTCGCTTTGGGTGCCAAACATGACACCAACACGCCCCACCACATTGTGATACGCTTTGCTTCCCGCTCCAAAAACCTCTGTGTCAACGGTGGAAAAATAGTGTTCCATATTAATCCATTGTCCTACGACCATTGGAGCGGTCATGATGATTTCCAGGTATTTTCCATCGGGGTCTCTTTTATAATCATAGGAATGTAAAAATGTCCGGGCTTCCAGATTTAATCCCTGTGTCAACAAACGTCGGCCGGTGATAAATGCCGTATGTCCGGAAAGCCCCCATTCCGGTCGTACCTGAGACCAGTCTATGCTTCGAGTTTTGGTCCTCTTTAGCGCGCTGAACTTTCCATTTAAATCTGATTCGTCTGGCATGCGTGCTAACCGCTCCCTGCTGTTTTTTTCACCAGCTTCGTGGAGGTCGCGCTGAAGCCGGATCAAATCTTTTCGGTGGGTGGCGGGGACGTCTTCCAGATCATAGAGCTCAACTTCGTCTGTTGTGGTGTCGTGCTGTCCGGGCAGAAAATGTGTGTCCTCAGGAATCACCAGGTTTTTCAAAGCCAGCAGGTGCCGGACCTCGGGTTTGTTGGCCATGACGGCCAGGGCGCGTGCGTTGGATACTCCATGGTTACCACCGCATGCGCCGCAATCGAGGGCAGATTCGTAAGGATTGTTGTCTGAAGTGCTGCCATGGGCACAAAGCAGGATGAGACGGGAAAATGTTTTGAATCCTAATACCCTTAAAGCCGTCTCCACATAATGAGCCTGCTCTGCAACGGTAAAGCCTGCCTGGGTTATCCGTTGCATTTGGCGGTCCACGTCTCGCTCATTTACATCAAATTCTTTTCTGAGTACCTCAATAAAACGTACCAGATCGGGTTCGCCCCACTGCAACAACTGGTTCAGCTCTTTATTGTCAAGACTGTCGATTGGAATTTCATTCATCGCCAGTTTCCGCAAACGTTCCACTTGCTCGTGGGAAACAGTGGCGCCGAGCGAACCATATTGCTCGATCAAAAGTTTGTAAATGGATGCCCGGTGTTTAGAGGCAACCATTTCGTGGGCCTCATCCCGTTCAATTTTTTCTACAGTCAGCGTTGTGCCTATGGGAATAGCCAAACGCTCTTTTAACCATGAGACTGCACTTTTGAACCAGTTCGGGCGCAACGTTTGTCCGAAAAGCCTGAATCCAAAAAACCAGCCAATTGCTTCCACCATGACATATGGGGTGATGACGTTTTCTTTTAAGTCATGCAGCAATGTGTGGCCAGCCTTGGCGAGTTGTTGTCCTTCCAGAAAATCCTGCGCAGCCTTGGCTTGATAGGCGCGGGGAATTTCTTTTACAACGTGCTTGGGTTTCAGAAGAACCGGGCATTGGTCTGTCTGGTGTTCGCTCGAAAACTCTTGATAGCAGATGGGAACCCCAAAAAAACCGGCGAATCCAAATGTCTCATTTCCGCCAACTTCTTCAAGATGTCTTCTGAAGCCTTCTGATCTGACATCGATGCAAAATATGGATTGGGAAAGAGGACGCGATTCTGTTGGCTTTTCTTCCGAAGCATCAATCTTTTTGAGTTTTTCAATATTAGGAGTGAATTTTTTCACAAAATCTGTGATGAAGCTGGATTCCAAAGCTTTGAGCCAGACCGGTCCATGTTTTGATTCGGGAAACTCTTCAACCCAATCCAGCAAAGTAACTAATGGCACGGGGCCACTCTTCAAAATATCCTTTAAGGGTATGTTAATCGATTTTGCAAGATGCAAAACTATCAAGGCCCGAACGTCAATTTCCTGCTGTTCCCGAATTTGTTCCCACTTTAGAATCAATTCGGGATTGCATTGATCCAGCTTTTCTATTCGCAGGGGTTCCTGGATGAACAGGGACATATCCAGATTGTTTTCAATGACCTCTGGCAAACCTCGGGTTTGATAATCTTTAAAAAGACCATACCCGACTGAGAATTTATTCAGGTAAGCTCGTATCGAAGTATAGCTCCCGGGAATGGCTAACCTGGAGCGACAGGCCAGATCCACAAGTTCTCTTTCATAAAAAATACGAACGGCCATGTATTTGACAAGGTCAATTGGGAACGCGTTTTGCCATTCATAGTCCAACTGTTCAGAGCGCCATTTGATGAGTCCTGTCCACCCGGCCAATTGAGCAAAATGCAGGGTAAAATAGTTGATCCACAGTCCTTTCGGAATCGATAATCTGGCCATGATTTCGAGGATTGCATCTTCTGGTCGATCAGGTAAATTTTTGATTTTGTTTTTCCAATCGGGAATACCCAGGGAAGAACCGAAACCGTCATCCTGGGCTAACTCTTTCCAACTGCCGTAGAAAGATTTTTCCCTCAAGGGCATTCCCCAGGGGCCATGCCCCTCATCGAGAAACCCGCTGATCCATTTGATAATTTCACTATTGATTTGGCGTTGTACATCAGTTCCAAATGTCTGGTCGCACCATTCACCAAGCGTGTACCGTGTCGCCAGCTCTTCCTGTTCACGGCTTGCATAACCCTGCAAAGATTCCTTGTGCTCGTTGTTTTTCGGAAAACCCCGGACTTTCTGGATCAGATCTTTTATTTCTGGTTGGTTATGTGAAGATTGCAAAACCGCCGAAGCCACGTCTGCAGCTATTTTCCCGGTGCCTTTGAGCAATATTGTTTTCAGAAACTCCAGATGAGAAATATTTTTATTGCCCAATTCAATGGTGGCATCTTTTGATACGTCCTTTAAGGCTTCGTTCAGAGCCTCAACAGTTATTCGCCCTTGTTTTACAAAGTTTCGGTATTCTTCATTAGGTAGAAATCCGCGCCCCCCAAAAAACCGTTCAGCCTCCTTAATCGCTTTTTCGAAATGGAAATGTTCCAGACCGTGAAGCGGATTATGATGGATAAACGTTTTCATAGGCCAGAAATGAGAAATCGGTTCACCCGCCAGCATCACGAACGAGCGCAATTCAATCTGCTGGGCTTCAGTTGGAGTCTTGGTTTCTTTGTCGTCGATGGTAAGCATGGCTTTGGCCTGCTGACTTCCTGAAAAAGTTAAACAATTGGTGCGCTAGTAAAGCAGTCCGCTATAGCCAGCGCCTAATAATAAAACGGTTACTGCGACAACTTCCTTTGCCTGCAGATCAGAATAAGGTACATCCGTGCGCGTTGCTCCAAAAGCGGTTTGGTGGAGCATTTGAATGAAAAACCAGCCACCTCCCAGCCAAACTGCAAGAAACATCAAAAAAACCTTGATGAAACTTCCATCCAAAACATCGACTGTTGGCATCAGGACCAAACCCGAAAACGTAGGGAACATTGGGAGAAACAGTGAGAAACTCACAAGAATAACCAGAATAATTCCAAACCGGGGCATTGGAGAAGCGAGCCCGGGAAGTTTTCCAATGATCTGCCATCCATATCGTAGCCGAATAAAGGAAAATGCGAGGCAAATGCCACCCAACGCAAAGGCGACAGCAATACCAAACGCGATTCCCCACTTGGGAAAGCTCGGAAAAATATTTAGCAATCCCCACACGAGCGATATGTGTGCCACAGTAGCGGCTGCGACGAACAGATTGCTTTGTTTTTGTCCAAGAGCGGCTAAGGAAGAATAAAATGCACTTACCAAGGCTAACAAACTTATGACCAGAAGCGTATCAGCTGTAAGCGAAGAGTAAATCAGGTTCAATTCCGCAAGCCCGATAGCTAACCAAACGACAATCCAAAAGCTTGAGAGAGATCCTTTCGCTCCTTCTATCGTTCCCACAAACGGAAGATGGAAAGGAAACAGAGGCAGGAAGGTGACTGCCAGAAACAAGCTGGAATACATCTGCAAGGTGTTGTCGCCCAGGGCGGAACTCAAGGAAAGAAAGATGGCAACGAAAATATGAATGAGAATGAGGGTCGTTCGAAAGGAGCGATTTTTACCGCGAATAAGAGAAAATGCGGCATAACCCAGGAGGCCGCATAGGAAAAGCCTTCCCACAAGTCCCTCGCAAAGCAATGCGCCCAGGGCCAGTCCCATAGTTGTCATGCTTGAAGAGCAGATTCCCGCAGCCTGGTGCGACTTTCCCTGGCAAAGCATGACGCAAAAACCTGAGAGAAGCACCGCAAAAGCTAAAAATCCATTAGGGGGATCTGTTTCTACAGCAAAGGCAAGAAACAAGGCCAAAATTACAATCGTCATCAAACCCAGAGTTTTAAGGCTGGAAAACGAAATGTTCACAATCTTCCTGACAATTCCCACAATAAGCGGAAAAAGAGCAAAAATTATTGGAAGAGAATGTTGAGTATTCATCATTATTTCCAGTCGTGTTTAAAAACGATGAGCTACCTTTTGAGCCAGCCGGAGTATGTTTCTACTCCATCGCACATAAGCCAGGTCTACATAGAACCGATTGATTAGCAGAATGTACATTTGTTTTCGTAACGAAACGAGCCAATCTGCAATAAATATTTTTTGTCCCTTGGCATTGGTATAGAGAACAAACCAGCCAACAAGAATGAGCGCAGTGGCGGTGAATATGATCAAGTCAAAGACATGCGGATTAAAAGCCGCTGCCACAAAGAAACTTTCTGATACCCCCGGTTCAGGGTAAAGGAAATGTGTGAATTCCTCTCCAGCCCACAGGTAAACAAATCCAATGAAAAACAATGCACCGATCATTGTGCATGCGACTTTCCAGGAATCGACGGCTTGAAGACGATATAAGCTGAACATGACCTGGGAAGCCGTTACCCAACCGAAGAAGAGGAAGATAACCGCACCGTGTGCATCCTGCAGAGGTATTTCCAGCATGTCGTGGGCGATCATAAGAATCACAAGCGGCATCAACAACGTGACCACTAACCCCGTTACCCAGGTTAAATGGGTGGAAGATTTGTTTTCCTCAATTATATGTTCTGAAGAATGGGGAAGCTTTGGTTCTTCCCGTGAAGCATGGATGCCGGTTCCTGCTCCCAGAAACAAGGTCGCTTTAAAAAGACCGTGGGCAATTAAATGAAAAATTGCCAGGGCAAATGCCCCCAGTCCACATTCCATAATCATGTAACCCATTTGCCCCATCGTGGAAAACCCAAGAGTTTTCTTGATGTCGTTTTGAGCCAGCATCATGGAGGCTCCCAGCAGAACCGTCAAAACTCCTATCAAAAATACAATATGAAGCGTTGTCGACGAGAGAGCATAAAACGGAGCCAACCGGTTCAATAGAAATCCGCCGGCATTGATAATTCCTGCATGCATAAGAGCCGAAACGGGGGTGGGCGAATCCATGGTGTCGGGCAACCACACGTGTAAAGGGAATTGTGAAGATTTGGCCATTGCGCCAACAAATATGAGGAGTCCAATCAGAGCAATGACATCGATTTCAAACAAGTTCCCCGGTAATAAAGAAACCGTGTATGGATTTTCTGCCGCTGCTGCAAAGAGTTCATTAAATTCCAGGGTTCCAAAATATTTATAGGCAAGAAACAATCCACAGAGAAAGCTCACGTCTCCCACGCGATGGACAAAAAACGTTTTAAACGCATTGCGGCAAGCGTCGGGATGGGAAAAATTAAAATTAAGAATAAGGTATAGAGCGAGACTCAATAACTGCCAGAACATGAACAGCATGAACAGGTTCGGACTGGAAACGAGTGAGAGGATGACAAAGGTCATGAAGCTCAATAGCCCAAAAAACCGGACGTAACCATTATCTCCTTCCAGATACCGGACCGAATAGACATGAATGACGACACTGACGCTCGTGATCAGCATCATCATGGTGGCCGTGAGACGATCGACCAGCATGCCAATCTTCAAAATAGCAGAACCCTCAGAACTCAATGTCCAGAAAACAAACCGGACTGTTCCCTCGTTGCTTACATAATAGAGAGTCCAGGCAGAAATCAGGCAGGATATAGAAGTGGCAATAATCCCGACCTTGGCCACATGGTTGGGCATGCGGTTGCCATAGACCCAGATTAAAAGCCCGGCTAGAAGAGGAAAGAGAGGAATAAGAATCGGGAGGGTCATGGTCTATATATTTTTAATACCTGTTTTAATGTTTGAAATTTCCATAAACCGCTTTAAATTGGATGGTTGCAATTTAAAATTCAATTTATTTATGGCTCGTTTCTGCAAGTTTCCTTTGAAAATCTAACCAGAAAACCAGGCATAAGTTTTTGCCATAGTATAAAGATGATTCTTCGCAAATAACGATTTAAAAAATTTGATCCATAGATTTTTTTGAATGAAAAGGTGGAAAAAATTGAATTGACCAAAGATCAGTGTCCCGAAGAGGGTGGGGTGGTTTGAATTCCACCTTCTATACTGGCTCCTTAGGCTGTCTTGCTTCGTAAACGAGAGCTTCGCATAAGTGTTTCCTGGCATTGCAAATATTTAAGGAGGTCACCCTTCTCACCCTTCCATTCGACAAGCTCAGCAACAAGAACGGGCTCCAGGCTCCGGGTGACGCATTAAACCAGTGCAATGCCTGTCTGAGCGAAGCCCTTCGTCAGGCCCATGAAAAAACTCCGAATCTTGCCCTGGACTTTGATTTTGAGGTTATGTAAAGACCTCTTAATAACTGTGGCTGTATTAACCGGGAAAAAATGCCGTCTGGATATCGCACAAGTATTGGAAAGATGCATCACTGGATGAGTGCGACCAGACACAGCGATAATAGGGCACTATCTGGTCGTCCGCTAAGGAAATACACTTGCAAAAGGCTGAAAGAAGATATCCATTTTTTTTTCACCCGCATCCCCGTGAGAAACCCCGCCATCAACGCTGCGTTTCATTTATTCCTTAAACACCCCTTATCTTTTTCTCACAATAGACTTAGAATAAGCGGGATTGTTGAACCCATAACTAACCCCGGAAGAAATTCCACCCTCCAAAAGAAGTGACCTTTATATGAACATAAATGAAATACCGATTGGTGAAGCTCCGCCCTGGGATGTTAACGTGATCATCGAAGTCCCGTTTGGCCGTGAGCCGGTTAAATACGAAATGGACAAGAATTCCGGTGCCCTGTTTGTTGACCGGGTGATGCACACCTCCATGCGCTATCCCTGCAACTACGGATTCATACCCCACACGCTTTCAGAAGATGGAGACCCGATTGATGTGCTGGTCGCGTCGCCAGTGGAGTTTTTATCCGGGTGCATCGTCCGATGTCGACCGGTCGGAGTTTTGAAAATGGAAGATGAAAAGGGGGCGGACGAAAAAATCCTGGCAGTGCCGGTGAATGCCCTGAATCCTTATTACAAACACGTCAAAGAATATACAGAATTGCCCAATATGCTGCTGGATCAGATATCCCATTTCTTTTCACGCTACAAGGATCTGGAATCCGGTAAATGGGTTGAGCTGGATGGCTGGGCCGGGGCTGAGCACGCCGCTGAATTAATCCAGCAATCGATTGAGAGAGCGATTGACTAACGTTGATCCGTTTGAAGAGCCAGTCTTATTAATTCGTGGTTTTTTTTGTGCGAAGCCCTTCCCGCGCAAGATTCATCATGCTCTGGGTAGGAGGATCAGCCGCTTTGTCAAACCCAATGCTGTCCGGCGACAATCCGGTCATCAAACCCATCCCAGTTTTAAAGTCCCCGCCATTTCAGTGAGTCCCGCCAGTTTGTCCGGAAAGAACATGATGCCGAACTGGCACACAACCGGGTCAAACGCATGATCCTCAAATGTCAGGGACAGGGCACTGGCTGTTTTAAACGTTACGCCGTGTAAATGGCCACGCTATTCTTTTGCAAAGTCAAGCATGGATGGATTCAGGTCGGTAGCGACAATTTGAATCTGATCGGGGAGGGGCTGTCGCAGAAATTGCGTTGAGATTCCGGTTCATCTGGCTACTTCCAGAATTCTGCCTTCTGCAGGGATATTTTTCTTAACCCGTCGTGCCAGATCCTTCGCGGAAAACTCGAACCAATAGGGCACCCAGCCGGGCAACGCCCGGTGGTAACTGGGAAAAACCTCTGGATCTACCCCTTCGGGGCACTAAAGCTTAGGAAAAACACCTTGGCCACGCTCCCTCTGGTCGCTCGCGATGACGGGTTTTCAAAAAAGTTTTTGTGCGATGGGGCTGGCAATATTTAATTAAGTGTTTCTACCAATTTTCCTCGTCACTATCTGGAAGTGTTTCGCGTTCGCCGTCTGCGTAGGACCCCGGGATGCTGTAGCCATTGTCGAGCCATTTGCCGAGGTCTTGAAGCTGGCAGCGTTCGGTGCAGAAAGGGAAGTAAGAGTTGCCCTCCTGCCCAGTCTTTTTGCGGCAGGTGGGACAGTGCGGCGTTTTGTCTTTTGAGGCGGTGTTCATTTTTTATTCGTTGCGCGACGAGTCCTACCGATACGGCATGTCGTTGCCGCTCAGTTGTGTTGAGATTTCGCGTTCGATCTGGTTTTCCTGGGTGACAAAATCCTCAAGCGCTTTTGTAGAATCAAACTCAAACTGGCGCGGTTCCTTCTGTCCGCAGATTTCCTCATCCTGCTCCACGATGATATGGGTACCCTCGATAGAGGCGATTTTGAATTTTTTTCGGGTGTTCAGCCGTTTAAAAATGGTGCGGCACTGGATTTCATATTCCTGATCCGTAGGCATCGGGGTTCCTCCTGTTAGCCGGTTTTTCAAATTAATTCACTAAATGATGCCCCTATTATAATTCTTTCAACCCCGAATTGTAGATTCTGTGTAGGAAAATTTAAAAATTTTTGAAGTCTTCGGGGGTTAATCGCAGGCTCAATTTATGTTAAGATTGTCTCGCATTTTCTGTAGGTCTGCAATCCCGCCTCGAGTTCTCGAAGGTGGGTCATCAATCTCCGCTCTCGGCTTGCTCAAGCCATTCAGGAATGACCCCATGCCCTCTTCCCGTACCTTAAAGTCCCTGGCCGAAACTCTCATCGAAGAATCGTCTGCTCCCTTTTCCACCGAAGAATATCTCGAGCGCGTTAAGGACAATTGGCGTCGGCGTATCGCTCCATCGACTCTCGAAGGTCTGAAACAGAATTTGCAGGATCATCACCTGCTGATCGAGACACCCGAAGGCGGTTATTTGCCATATCGTCTTGTGCTGGAACGCATCGGTCATGTGCCGTTGCTTATCAAGTTCAGCGCGATGGAGTGGCAGCGACAGGTATTCATCCCGGGTCATCAGGTGATCCCGTTTCTATCCGGCGAATTGAGCGAGGAGGATCCGGTGTTTCACGATGTTGGTGGACGCGAGATGAAAAAAAAGCGCGAATCATTTTACATTGAAGAGGTGCTGACGCATTTCGAATACGCAGGGGAAACCCATTTCCCGGATCGCATTCGCATCAACGAACGGCTGCCGGGTAAAAGTAAAATCGATCTCACCGTTTGGGACCTGTCGTCACTCATCGAAAGCGGAGCTTTGAAATCCGGTGACGCGCTGAAAGTTACCCTTCAGGATTACCACACCGGCCGATTTCAGTTTGAAATATATCCAAAGGAAGAGTTGCGGCGTGATCGACTGCGCCTGCGCGCGTTCCATGTAGCGCTTGAAAATACGATGAAGCGCCAATGGGAAGAGGGCGGATCCAAGCCAGTCGGACTCGAAAAACAGTTGCTTCAATCCATCTTCGCGTTGGATAAGGATCAACTCAATCCGCCGGCCTTTTCATTGACAGAACTGGTGGAGTCGCTGAACCACCTGTC contains:
- the purE gene encoding 5-(carboxyamino)imidazole ribonucleotide mutase, with protein sequence MNNENHVLVGIIMGSRSDWETMQHAADTLKLLDVPHSVEVVSAHRTPDKLFQYAENAEKLGIEVIIAGAGGAAHLPGMAAAKTSLPVLGVPVKSKALNGMDSLLSIVQMPKGIPVGTLAIGKAGAANAALLAASILANKYPEIKSALKNYRKQQTDTVLENPDPGESD
- a CDS encoding P-II family nitrogen regulator encodes the protein MDGLTLHPMKEIKIIIEGEHLHFVTDVLDQIKASGYTIFNNISGKGHGGFHEGHMMFNDTSSLQMILTIVPEEKVEPILSGIKPFLERHSGSLFVLDASVLRPDHFDS
- a CDS encoding DUF2309 domain-containing protein; protein product: MLTIDDKETKTPTEAQQIELRSFVMLAGEPISHFWPMKTFIHHNPLHGLEHFHFEKAIKEAERFFGGRGFLPNEEYRNFVKQGRITVEALNEALKDVSKDATIELGNKNISHLEFLKTILLKGTGKIAADVASAVLQSSHNQPEIKDLIQKVRGFPKNNEHKESLQGYASREQEELATRYTLGEWCDQTFGTDVQRQINSEIIKWISGFLDEGHGPWGMPLREKSFYGSWKELAQDDGFGSSLGIPDWKNKIKNLPDRPEDAILEIMARLSIPKGLWINYFTLHFAQLAGWTGLIKWRSEQLDYEWQNAFPIDLVKYMAVRIFYERELVDLACRSRLAIPGSYTSIRAYLNKFSVGYGLFKDYQTRGLPEVIENNLDMSLFIQEPLRIEKLDQCNPELILKWEQIREQQEIDVRALIVLHLAKSINIPLKDILKSGPVPLVTLLDWVEEFPESKHGPVWLKALESSFITDFVKKFTPNIEKLKKIDASEEKPTESRPLSQSIFCIDVRSEGFRRHLEEVGGNETFGFAGFFGVPICYQEFSSEHQTDQCPVLLKPKHVVKEIPRAYQAKAAQDFLEGQQLAKAGHTLLHDLKENVITPYVMVEAIGWFFGFRLFGQTLRPNWFKSAVSWLKERLAIPIGTTLTVEKIERDEAHEMVASKHRASIYKLLIEQYGSLGATVSHEQVERLRKLAMNEIPIDSLDNKELNQLLQWGEPDLVRFIEVLRKEFDVNERDVDRQMQRITQAGFTVAEQAHYVETALRVLGFKTFSRLILLCAHGSTSDNNPYESALDCGACGGNHGVSNARALAVMANKPEVRHLLALKNLVIPEDTHFLPGQHDTTTDEVELYDLEDVPATHRKDLIRLQRDLHEAGEKNSRERLARMPDESDLNGKFSALKRTKTRSIDWSQVRPEWGLSGHTAFITGRRLLTQGLNLEARTFLHSYDYKRDPDGKYLEIIMTAPMVVGQWINMEHYFSTVDTEVFGAGSKAYHNVVGRVGVMFGTQSDLCVGLPIQTVFDGDKPYHEPMRLFVIIEAPREMITTIISRHNLLQKLTRNQWLHIVALDPEVMEFFLFKSPNIWEPIHSI
- a CDS encoding universal stress protein; translation: MKQFKNILLVLDGNSNPKLALTRAFELAKANKAHLKIIDVLENLAPEIQFGTASELTKLILEKQDLMDQAILSRKTEIQNTINSFNLDNISISSDVLNGKPYFEIIREVLRFNFDLVIKNAEGEAGLMCGILGSNDIHLIRNCICPVWLIKPDQSIKFNRILAAVDTNPFSNNEEEDLMNRKIVDLALSLARKEHSELHVLHVWDFIGNSRLNSWGANIPGLKLKEFKAKEKIYRKESLNQLISLFSFNDVNSKAHLIEGDPKKEIAKFAKDKNIDLLVMGTVGRSGIPGLIIGNTAETILNKINCSLLTIKPDGFISPITLENEN
- a CDS encoding NADH-quinone oxidoreductase subunit L, coding for MTLPILIPLFPLLAGLLIWVYGNRMPNHVAKVGIIATSISCLISAWTLYYVSNEGTVRFVFWTLSSEGSAILKIGMLVDRLTATMMMLITSVSVVIHVYSVRYLEGDNGYVRFFGLLSFMTFVILSLVSSPNLFMLFMFWQLLSLALYLILNFNFSHPDACRNAFKTFFVHRVGDVSFLCGLFLAYKYFGTLEFNELFAAAAENPYTVSLLPGNLFEIDVIALIGLLIFVGAMAKSSQFPLHVWLPDTMDSPTPVSALMHAGIINAGGFLLNRLAPFYALSSTTLHIVFLIGVLTVLLGASMMLAQNDIKKTLGFSTMGQMGYMIMECGLGAFALAIFHLIAHGLFKATLFLGAGTGIHASREEPKLPHSSEHIIEENKSSTHLTWVTGLVVTLLMPLVILMIAHDMLEIPLQDAHGAVIFLFFGWVTASQVMFSLYRLQAVDSWKVACTMIGALFFIGFVYLWAGEEFTHFLYPEPGVSESFFVAAAFNPHVFDLIIFTATALILVGWFVLYTNAKGQKIFIADWLVSLRKQMYILLINRFYVDLAYVRWSRNILRLAQKVAHRF
- a CDS encoding 5-(carboxyamino)imidazole ribonucleotide synthase — protein: MNIGILGGGQLARMMAQAGSSLQLGFMFLSPDPHAPAAPFGEHLCASYDDKSAQERLVQWADVVTYEFENIPLPLVESLEQRIPLHPASSVLAVARDRLSEKNLFRSLGIQTAKFAPVDNLEMLRSALKDIGFPAILKFRTQGYDGKGQAWLRKESDSSEVWGRVGKVPCILESMVPFCREISIIAARNQQGDMVFYPVTENHHRDGILRLSISRPDDSMQAEAESKIRKIMEHLSYVGVMALELFHVENELFANELAPRVHNSGHWTIEGAETSQFENHLRAISQLPLGKTSSTDTTAMVNLIGHLPGEAQIGNIRGATLHSYDKSERPGRKVGHVTLTSGDCSAEEFDQRLEALLQLAGEAELASQKIL